A genomic window from Chitinivibrionales bacterium includes:
- a CDS encoding HD domain-containing protein, translating to MVRYKIDDVTDDMVLAESIFTSSGELLLAAGYRVTERYRRRLKSLGFGTVKIIVEGTEEVIPETIISEHVQREMSVAFKKTTSEMKSLFQYKQQTQKTVQDLIAENRNHLDKLIMNSGIVNTLDKFIEEILAQSAVVLNLSALAQINESYFTHVVNVTISALCLGKKYRFSYDEMKQLGMGAINYDLGLVAISKDILEKNEPLTDEEKRQLQQHTVYGHLMLSQNPSIPATSSAVSFQHHEYQNGTGYPRGLRGENLPPVKDFSRKNMIHRYAEIVAVADAYDMLSNGRKHYSRKHDARTALRRLIELGGNFLNADVIKTMITMIPLYPVGARIRVVNAPISQLVGYYGVVARDNHENLEHPQIILYETKHHQKVKPILIDLSKHRGFIVELAG from the coding sequence ATGGTCAGATATAAAATTGATGATGTTACCGACGACATGGTTCTTGCCGAATCAATATTTACTTCATCGGGAGAACTGCTCCTTGCAGCAGGTTACCGGGTTACCGAGCGATACCGGCGACGGCTTAAATCCCTTGGTTTCGGCACAGTCAAGATTATAGTTGAGGGGACCGAGGAGGTTATTCCCGAAACGATTATCTCCGAACATGTCCAGCGGGAAATGTCGGTGGCTTTCAAAAAGACCACTTCGGAGATGAAATCGCTGTTTCAGTACAAACAGCAGACCCAGAAGACTGTGCAGGACCTGATTGCCGAAAACCGCAATCACCTCGACAAGCTGATCATGAATTCCGGCATTGTCAATACGCTCGACAAGTTTATCGAAGAGATCCTTGCTCAATCGGCGGTAGTGCTGAACCTTTCGGCCCTGGCTCAGATCAATGAATCATACTTCACCCATGTAGTCAACGTGACCATTTCGGCGCTCTGCCTGGGAAAGAAATACCGGTTTTCCTATGATGAAATGAAACAGCTGGGAATGGGGGCGATCAACTATGATCTCGGGCTGGTGGCGATCTCGAAGGATATTTTAGAGAAGAATGAACCGCTCACCGATGAAGAAAAGCGCCAGTTGCAGCAGCATACGGTATACGGGCATCTGATGCTTTCCCAGAATCCATCGATACCGGCTACCAGTTCGGCGGTGTCCTTTCAGCACCATGAATATCAGAATGGGACCGGCTATCCCCGGGGATTACGGGGAGAAAACCTTCCGCCGGTAAAAGATTTTTCCAGAAAAAACATGATCCATCGCTATGCCGAGATTGTGGCGGTTGCCGACGCCTACGATATGCTGTCGAACGGAAGAAAGCATTACAGCAGAAAACATGATGCCCGCACTGCGCTCAGACGGCTGATCGAGCTGGGGGGTAATTTTCTCAATGCCGATGTAATCAAAACAATGATCACCATGATACCGCTTTACCCGGTCGGCGCCAGAATACGGGTTGTCAACGCACCGATCTCACAACTCGTGGGCTACTACGGAGTGGTAGCCAGAGACAATCACGAAAATCTCGAACATCCCCAGATTATTCTCTACGAAACAAAGCATCATCAGAAAGTAAAACCTATCCTTATCGACCTGTCAAAGCATCGGGGGTTTATTGTCGAGCTGGCAGGCTAG
- the trpS gene encoding tryptophan--tRNA ligase, which translates to MRILSGIKPSGTLHIGNYLGMIKPMIESQDRGELFCFIANMHSQTTLFDAQKLYQNTTTALIDLLALGIDPDRSVFWVQSDFPEVTELTWYLNNVCPVGLLQRCHAYKDAVARDIPANTGLFCYPVLMAADILMYQSNLVPVGKDQKQHVEVTRDLAIKFNQTYGEVFTIPDAEISDTVAVIPGVDGQKMSKSYDNIIEIFAPEKKLKKKVMSILTDSTPVEEPKDPGRSVIYGIYRLFADENKAREMEEKFRRGGYGYGDAKKELFALLWEYFAPQRKRREELINNLDYVEEIRIKGKEKARAVGLKTLEKVRMLTGIGKNERMSARLSR; encoded by the coding sequence ATGCGCATACTTTCAGGAATTAAACCCTCGGGAACGCTTCATATCGGCAATTACCTCGGAATGATCAAACCGATGATCGAATCCCAGGACCGGGGCGAACTCTTCTGTTTTATCGCAAATATGCACAGTCAGACGACCCTTTTCGATGCCCAAAAGCTGTATCAGAATACCACCACTGCCCTGATCGATCTCCTTGCCCTGGGAATCGATCCCGACCGCTCGGTTTTCTGGGTGCAATCCGACTTTCCCGAAGTGACTGAGCTGACCTGGTATCTCAATAATGTCTGTCCAGTGGGACTTCTGCAGCGATGTCATGCCTATAAAGACGCTGTGGCCAGGGACATCCCGGCAAACACCGGACTCTTCTGCTATCCCGTGCTCATGGCTGCCGACATACTCATGTATCAGTCGAATCTGGTACCGGTGGGAAAAGACCAGAAACAGCATGTTGAAGTCACCCGCGACCTGGCGATCAAATTCAACCAGACCTATGGTGAAGTGTTCACTATCCCCGACGCCGAGATTTCGGATACGGTTGCGGTAATCCCCGGTGTTGACGGTCAGAAAATGTCAAAGTCCTACGACAACATTATCGAGATTTTTGCGCCCGAAAAGAAATTGAAAAAAAAGGTCATGTCGATTCTTACCGATTCGACGCCGGTTGAAGAGCCCAAGGATCCCGGCCGGAGCGTTATCTATGGTATCTACCGCCTCTTTGCCGATGAAAACAAAGCCCGGGAGATGGAAGAAAAATTCCGCCGGGGCGGATATGGCTACGGTGACGCCAAAAAGGAACTCTTTGCTCTACTCTGGGAATACTTCGCCCCCCAGCGCAAGCGCCGCGAAGAATTAATAAACAATCTCGACTACGTTGAGGAAATCCGCATCAAGGGAAAAGAAAAAGCCCGCGCTGTGGGATTGAAAACGCTTGAGAAGGTCAGGATGCTGACCGGGATCGGGAAGAATGAGCGTATGAGCGCACGCCTGTCCCGATGA
- the aroA gene encoding 3-phosphoshikimate 1-carboxyvinyltransferase, with protein MKWKVAGSQLDGTIHIPPSKSHTIRALLIATLAEGKSIIRNPLLQGDGKSALNAAQALGAGIHDTGTMLEIDGIGGNYNLGSGDVYTGNSGTTTNLFTSAAALGSIRRRFDGDNSLRSRPAKPLLEALTLLGAIYEIESDTGDIPFTIHGPLKGGATTVDGVSSQFVSSLLFTCPLLSDDTTITVHNPHEKPYIDITLWWLRSMGIRYEASSDYTTFFVPGNQRYNSFNRAVPGDFSSATFPAVTASITGSTLTVDGIDFSDPQGDKEIFTVLQTMGVVIEKNDGSATVRGPRELQGTTIDLNAMPDSLPAIAVAGCCAKGTTQIVNVAHARIKECDRIAIITRELRKMGAQIEEKPDGLKIHHSKLKGTVVDGHGDHRVVMALALAGMVAEGETVITTAEASQITYPSFAQDFRNIGAVLEEIGE; from the coding sequence ATGAAATGGAAAGTGGCAGGATCACAATTAGACGGAACTATTCACATACCGCCGTCCAAGTCCCATACAATCCGTGCACTTTTAATCGCGACCCTTGCAGAGGGAAAATCGATAATCCGCAACCCCCTTCTGCAGGGTGACGGCAAATCCGCCCTGAATGCAGCCCAGGCCCTTGGCGCCGGGATACACGACACCGGTACAATGCTCGAAATCGACGGCATCGGCGGAAACTACAATTTAGGTAGCGGTGATGTTTATACCGGCAATTCGGGGACTACAACCAATCTTTTTACCTCGGCGGCGGCCCTGGGTTCGATCAGGCGCCGCTTTGACGGCGACAATTCCCTGCGGTCCCGTCCGGCAAAACCGCTCCTTGAGGCATTAACGCTCCTTGGCGCAATCTACGAAATCGAAAGCGATACCGGGGATATACCCTTTACCATTCACGGACCGTTGAAAGGCGGCGCAACCACTGTCGACGGAGTTTCTTCGCAGTTTGTCTCGAGTCTTCTGTTCACCTGTCCTCTTCTTTCGGACGATACAACGATCACCGTGCACAACCCCCACGAAAAACCCTATATCGACATTACGCTCTGGTGGCTCCGGAGCATGGGGATCCGTTACGAAGCATCATCGGATTATACAACCTTTTTCGTACCCGGGAACCAGCGCTATAACAGTTTTAACCGGGCTGTCCCCGGTGATTTTTCATCGGCGACATTTCCTGCTGTAACGGCTTCAATTACCGGTTCAACCCTTACAGTCGACGGGATCGATTTCAGCGATCCCCAGGGCGACAAAGAGATATTCACGGTTCTCCAGACAATGGGCGTTGTCATTGAGAAAAACGATGGGTCGGCCACGGTCAGGGGTCCGCGGGAGCTGCAGGGAACCACGATCGATCTGAACGCCATGCCCGATTCTTTGCCGGCAATAGCCGTTGCAGGATGTTGCGCAAAGGGGACAACACAAATAGTCAATGTCGCCCATGCCCGCATCAAGGAATGCGACCGGATCGCAATTATCACCCGGGAATTAAGAAAAATGGGAGCCCAGATCGAGGAAAAACCCGATGGCCTGAAGATTCATCACAGCAAACTCAAAGGTACGGTTGTTGACGGTCATGGTGATCATCGGGTAGTCATGGCCCTGGCCCTGGCCGGGATGGTTGCCGAAGGCGAAACGGTTATCACTACCGCTGAAGCATCACAAATAACCTATCCATCCTTTGCACAAGACTTCAGAAATATCGGCGCAGTACTGGAAGAAATTGGAGAATAG
- a CDS encoding transporter codes for MSYKKKLKRLLIFVKTSSGLKIILFFIGVILLSSFVVFLIERNRNEGFVSFFDSLWWTIVTISTVGYGDRLPNSTIGRVVAILTIFLGIAMMGTVTGRIASFLLERQMKEEKGLMDYSSMTRHFIVCGWKQGMDLVLREVLTRNPEHDPSTTILLNRAPLEEINAIRSEPFFKGIHYVHGDFIEERVLIRAGIKGAAKILVMADFYTEGDLQQIDSKTVMAVMSIKNLNKKAYVCAELLDTKFEKYLKISHCDEILLSREFSRFMLASASSGEGLSHVVKSLLSKQSKARIKTVDLPESLIGKTYGDLIEHFKKNHTLQVVGLLENTGNIMLRKKEALREAQKNPDISKLVPDLRNVKGLIANEPVINPPHDYDIKRYTKAIAIWGTTYSPSPEHA; via the coding sequence ATGAGCTATAAAAAGAAACTCAAGCGGCTCCTGATCTTTGTAAAAACGAGTTCGGGGCTGAAAATCATCCTCTTTTTTATCGGTGTTATACTCCTCAGCTCCTTTGTTGTTTTTCTCATCGAACGAAACAGGAATGAAGGTTTTGTTTCCTTTTTTGACAGCCTCTGGTGGACCATTGTAACAATTTCCACCGTCGGTTATGGCGACCGGCTGCCCAACTCAACGATTGGCCGGGTCGTTGCAATTCTTACTATTTTTCTTGGAATCGCCATGATGGGTACGGTTACCGGTCGTATTGCATCTTTTTTGCTCGAACGTCAAATGAAAGAGGAAAAGGGTCTCATGGATTACAGTAGCATGACCAGGCATTTTATTGTTTGCGGCTGGAAACAGGGGATGGATTTGGTATTACGCGAAGTCCTGACACGAAATCCCGAACATGATCCATCAACGACAATTCTCCTAAACCGTGCTCCGCTCGAAGAGATCAATGCTATTCGAAGCGAACCTTTTTTCAAAGGTATCCATTATGTTCACGGGGATTTTATCGAAGAACGGGTGCTGATACGGGCCGGTATCAAGGGCGCTGCAAAGATTCTTGTCATGGCCGATTTTTATACCGAAGGCGACCTTCAGCAGATAGATTCAAAAACAGTCATGGCAGTAATGTCGATTAAAAATCTCAACAAAAAGGCCTATGTGTGTGCCGAACTCCTGGACACCAAATTCGAAAAGTATCTCAAGATTTCCCATTGTGATGAGATCCTGCTTTCCCGGGAGTTTTCCCGTTTTATGCTCGCCTCGGCCTCCTCGGGCGAAGGTCTTTCTCATGTTGTTAAATCACTCTTATCAAAACAGAGCAAGGCACGTATCAAAACAGTCGATCTGCCCGAGTCGCTTATCGGTAAAACCTACGGCGATTTAATCGAACATTTCAAAAAGAACCATACGCTCCAAGTAGTGGGACTTCTCGAAAACACCGGCAATATCATGCTCCGGAAAAAAGAAGCTTTGCGGGAAGCACAGAAAAATCCCGACATATCCAAACTGGTCCCCGACCTCAGAAATGTCAAAGGGCTTATCGCCAATGAACCGGTAATCAATCCACCGCACGATTACGATATTAAAAGATATACCAAAGCGATCGCCATTTGGGGAACAACCTATTCACCTTCACCGGAACATGCATGA
- the aroE gene encoding shikimate dehydrogenase — MRPMLHSIGQKTAEETKSKHSSENPRVEYMDCQIIRGNTRLVGLFGYPVAHSVSPVFQNHAFRKLDLPFVYIPLEVKPENIQTAVGALKVMGFAGANVTIPHKRAVMQRCDHVSDISRLTGTVNTLYFDNDRLWGTTTDPQGFYGALRWMGHEPRGGNIVILGNGGTARTLGFSLALKKIPATLTLVGRNEDRVGGLAKEITEKTGFPVQWTLFSNASLRDRMEPCALCVNCTSLGMHPRADVSPLEKEMLHPTMTVVDAIYNPPKTKLLAMAEEKGCTIQNGLRMLLYQGLASFTYWTGANVPEDIFDMEELERLVVHK; from the coding sequence ATGAGGCCGATGTTGCACTCTATCGGGCAAAAAACAGCGGAAGAAACAAAGTCAAAGCATTCTTCAGAGAATCCGCGAGTTGAGTATATGGATTGTCAGATAATTCGGGGAAACACGCGCCTGGTGGGCCTGTTCGGTTATCCGGTCGCGCATTCGGTCTCGCCGGTGTTTCAAAACCATGCATTCAGAAAACTCGACCTTCCCTTTGTCTACATACCCCTGGAAGTTAAACCTGAAAATATCCAGACTGCGGTTGGGGCTTTGAAAGTCATGGGATTTGCCGGCGCCAATGTCACGATCCCGCACAAGCGGGCAGTCATGCAACGTTGCGACCATGTTTCAGATATTTCCCGCTTAACCGGAACAGTAAACACGCTCTATTTCGACAACGATCGACTCTGGGGCACCACGACCGACCCGCAGGGTTTTTATGGTGCACTGCGATGGATGGGGCACGAGCCCCGGGGCGGCAATATTGTTATTCTGGGCAACGGTGGAACCGCCCGTACCCTCGGGTTTTCGCTTGCCCTAAAAAAAATTCCCGCCACCCTTACTCTGGTGGGCCGCAATGAAGACCGGGTCGGGGGCCTTGCCAAAGAAATTACCGAGAAAACCGGTTTTCCCGTTCAGTGGACGCTTTTTTCCAACGCTTCTCTCAGAGACCGGATGGAACCATGTGCCCTTTGTGTCAACTGTACTTCACTGGGCATGCATCCACGCGCCGATGTCTCCCCCTTGGAAAAGGAGATGCTCCACCCCACAATGACTGTTGTTGATGCAATCTATAATCCACCCAAAACAAAGCTTTTAGCCATGGCTGAAGAAAAAGGGTGTACCATTCAGAACGGACTCAGGATGCTGCTCTACCAGGGGCTGGCGTCCTTCACCTACTGGACAGGAGCGAATGTCCCTGAAGACATATTCGACATGGAAGAACTGGAAAGGCTGGTCGTGCACAAATGA
- the aroB gene encoding 3-dehydroquinate synthase — MQQIVVALGDRSYPVFIGSDTFKELAVAIKKEFHGARFALVTNTTIQELYRSQIEQLQHSLDALVYAIPDGEKYKTIDTWSGILDTLLENRLERSSVIIAFGGGVVGDITGFAAASFLRGVKYIQIPTTLLAMVDSSVGGKTAVNHRRGKNLIGAFHQPGLVWVDTAYLSTLPEREFIAGYAELYKYAFIGGKEMFDFVMEHHDDMIAKKPGILQEGIRRSIAVKARIVSDDERERGNRALLNFGHTFAHALENYYNYEKILHGEAVLWGIACACDLGVRIGTVPEDSRKAYEALLKKPGMPELPDTPDCEHLYDAMFSDKKVSGGKIRFIVPTSPGKSIIKSDIDRNAIIATLTRIFKTQPAND, encoded by the coding sequence ATGCAGCAGATTGTCGTAGCACTTGGTGACCGTTCATATCCTGTTTTTATAGGTTCTGATACCTTCAAAGAACTGGCCGTTGCAATTAAAAAAGAGTTTCACGGGGCCCGTTTTGCCCTTGTCACCAACACGACGATCCAGGAACTGTACCGTTCTCAGATCGAACAGCTTCAGCATTCCCTCGACGCGCTGGTGTATGCTATTCCCGACGGCGAAAAATACAAGACCATCGACACCTGGTCGGGCATCCTCGATACGCTTCTTGAGAACCGTCTGGAGCGGAGTTCGGTTATTATTGCCTTTGGCGGCGGCGTCGTGGGCGATATCACCGGTTTTGCCGCTGCATCCTTTCTCCGGGGAGTCAAATACATCCAGATACCCACCACCCTTTTAGCCATGGTCGATTCGAGTGTGGGAGGCAAAACCGCGGTCAATCATCGCAGAGGTAAAAATCTGATCGGTGCATTCCACCAACCGGGTCTGGTATGGGTCGATACCGCTTATCTTTCCACCCTCCCCGAGCGCGAATTTATTGCCGGCTATGCCGAGTTATACAAATACGCCTTTATCGGCGGAAAAGAGATGTTCGATTTTGTTATGGAACACCACGATGATATGATCGCAAAAAAGCCCGGTATTCTGCAGGAGGGTATCAGACGCAGTATAGCCGTCAAAGCACGCATTGTCTCCGATGATGAGCGTGAAAGGGGCAACCGGGCACTGCTCAATTTCGGCCATACCTTTGCACACGCGCTCGAAAATTATTATAATTATGAAAAAATCCTTCATGGCGAAGCGGTCCTGTGGGGAATTGCCTGCGCCTGCGATCTGGGAGTGCGAATCGGCACTGTACCCGAAGATTCACGGAAAGCATACGAGGCTCTTCTCAAAAAGCCGGGCATGCCCGAACTCCCTGATACGCCTGACTGCGAACACCTGTACGATGCCATGTTCTCCGATAAGAAAGTCTCTGGAGGAAAGATCCGCTTTATCGTGCCGACCTCTCCGGGAAAATCAATAATAAAAAGCGATATTGACCGAAATGCTATTATAGCCACCCTTACCCGGATTTTTAAAACTCAACCGGCCAATGATTGA
- a CDS encoding cyclic nucleotide-binding domain-containing protein — translation MMAQSKDFQKKIDRLKNIALFKAFADSTEAMEKIAQLFTTVSVGKDHVVIAEGEEGDELYVIKSGTVIIEKKTMQGDSYTVIELKAEDNVFFGEIALLDPDKRSATVICKTDCEFYVLSREKFIKLGDESPPIGLHVTRELTRIVCNRIRKANSDIITLFDALVEEMAESEGMGER, via the coding sequence ATGATGGCACAATCAAAAGATTTTCAGAAAAAGATTGACCGCCTCAAAAACATCGCCCTGTTCAAAGCCTTTGCCGACAGCACCGAGGCCATGGAGAAAATCGCACAACTCTTTACCACGGTCTCTGTAGGAAAAGATCATGTCGTCATTGCCGAAGGCGAAGAGGGGGATGAACTCTATGTGATTAAATCGGGGACCGTTATTATCGAAAAAAAGACCATGCAGGGGGACTCCTACACGGTCATCGAACTGAAAGCCGAAGACAACGTCTTCTTTGGTGAAATTGCCCTTTTGGATCCCGACAAACGCTCCGCGACTGTCATCTGCAAAACCGACTGTGAATTCTATGTTCTCAGCCGGGAAAAATTCATCAAGCTCGGCGATGAATCCCCCCCTATCGGCCTTCATGTCACAAGGGAATTAACCCGCATTGTCTGTAACAGAATCCGCAAAGCAAACAGCGATATTATTACCCTCTTCGATGCCCTGGTTGAGGAAATGGCCGAGAGTGAAGGGATGGGTGAGCGGTAA
- a CDS encoding protein kinase: MPEKKRKTPAESYDAPDDAATPSVSDPFIGKTFGHCEIIEKISEGGSAYVYRGYNVRFDLDRVIKILKPSLTEEEDFYFRFRQEAQLTARLDHPNILRVFDTGEQDGYFYIEMEYIRGQTLREYIQMNPKLNEREILEITTQVARALDYAHNVEITAPNNEVIHGILHRDLKPENVMLTQGKLVKLMDFGAAKPLNITSNTMQGMIVGTFHYMSPEQLKGEDLDARSDFFSLGIIMYELCTGVKPFAAENLTELIDKITTCKYAKLRSVRPTVTVLTEELIDRLLSKKRDHRPKTTKEIEEIIQISAQRLTAWSEGRRVRVPFSFKRAFPAISALFSTLALALSIYSAFFKSGTPTNATLSSAMKNSGSALSGSTLLGKGKELERRRLWGEAVQVYESVPTVDEGGLANEYLEAQIRLAYISFTYRNQLTKARSILEKLRMEYSDPAIDAYLGKIYMRQSLHIEAKERFETALSSTKGSVIQITDEFKSDLLFDLATSLDKQYIYVDKDPGVLMEAIKAWSYFIEFAGCDSKKSKNCIYAKKRIEELHKIDEQLNRGK; the protein is encoded by the coding sequence ATGCCTGAGAAAAAACGGAAAACACCGGCCGAATCATACGATGCACCCGATGATGCAGCGACACCTTCGGTGTCGGACCCCTTTATCGGCAAAACATTCGGTCATTGTGAAATAATCGAGAAAATCAGTGAGGGCGGCTCCGCCTATGTTTACCGGGGCTATAATGTGCGGTTCGATCTCGACCGGGTGATAAAAATCCTGAAACCATCCCTTACCGAGGAAGAAGATTTTTATTTCCGTTTCAGGCAGGAAGCGCAGCTTACCGCCCGTCTAGACCATCCCAATATCCTTCGTGTTTTCGATACCGGTGAACAGGACGGCTATTTTTATATCGAGATGGAGTATATCCGGGGGCAGACCCTTCGTGAATATATCCAGATGAACCCGAAGCTGAATGAGCGGGAAATACTCGAGATAACTACCCAGGTCGCCCGGGCGCTCGATTATGCTCATAATGTCGAGATTACCGCACCCAACAACGAAGTCATCCATGGGATTCTTCACCGCGATCTGAAACCCGAAAATGTCATGCTGACCCAGGGAAAGCTGGTCAAGTTGATGGACTTCGGTGCGGCAAAACCGCTCAATATTACCTCAAACACGATGCAGGGGATGATTGTCGGGACCTTTCATTATATGTCGCCCGAACAACTTAAGGGCGAGGATCTCGATGCGCGGAGTGATTTTTTCTCTCTCGGGATTATCATGTACGAGCTGTGTACCGGGGTAAAACCCTTTGCCGCCGAAAATCTCACCGAACTTATCGACAAAATTACAACCTGTAAATATGCCAAACTTCGAAGTGTCCGCCCGACCGTAACGGTCCTGACCGAAGAATTGATCGATCGGCTTTTGTCGAAAAAGCGGGACCATCGGCCAAAAACGACAAAGGAGATCGAAGAGATAATCCAGATATCAGCGCAGCGCCTTACCGCCTGGAGCGAGGGACGGCGGGTGCGGGTCCCTTTTTCATTTAAACGGGCATTTCCGGCTATTTCGGCACTTTTCTCAACCCTCGCCCTGGCATTGTCGATCTATTCGGCCTTTTTTAAATCCGGTACCCCTACTAATGCCACCCTATCGTCAGCAATGAAGAATTCGGGGTCGGCGCTTTCCGGTTCCACATTGCTTGGTAAGGGCAAGGAACTCGAACGGCGGCGGCTGTGGGGTGAAGCCGTGCAGGTGTATGAATCGGTCCCGACGGTCGATGAAGGCGGGTTGGCAAACGAGTATCTCGAAGCCCAGATCAGGCTGGCCTATATCTCCTTTACCTACCGAAATCAGCTGACCAAGGCCCGGTCGATCCTCGAAAAGTTGAGGATGGAATATTCCGATCCGGCTATCGACGCCTATCTCGGGAAAATTTACATGCGCCAATCGCTGCATATCGAAGCCAAGGAACGGTTCGAGACCGCACTCTCCTCAACGAAGGGCTCGGTCATTCAGATTACCGACGAATTCAAAAGCGACCTTCTCTTCGATCTGGCAACCTCCCTCGATAAACAGTATATCTATGTCGACAAAGACCCGGGAGTGCTCATGGAAGCTATCAAGGCATGGTCTTATTTTATCGAGTTTGCAGGATGCGATTCGAAAAAGTCGAAAAATTGTATTTATGCCAAAAAGCGGATCGAGGAACTCCACAAGATCGACGAGCAGTTAAACCGGGGCAAATAG
- a CDS encoding phospho-sugar mutase, which translates to MEQSEIIKKAKEYCAVEKDPQFRQEVEDLLGKEDFEALGDRFYTELNFGTGGLRGIIGGGFNRMNPYIVQRATQGLANYIVKEKDPARASVVIAYDSRRFSDRFALQAACVCAGNGIKAYLFTGLRPTPELSFAVRHLKATAGIVLTASHNPAQYNGYKVYWEDGAQIVPPQDKAIVNEVYDVTDITGMSEKDAVKQGLLVHIDHEIDDAYIETIRRQALRPDLIRGRGSELSAVYTPLHGAGRMPLQTALEKMGITVTPVEEQKEPDGNFPTVTYPNPEEPSAMKMALELAEQTEADLVLGTDPDADRLGVGVPVDGSWVLLTGNQLGTLLLDYIVTTRKEQGTLPSNGAFVKTIVTTELQRLVAENAGLACYDTLTGFKYIGKLIRDFENMEKGPEYVFGGEESYGYLVGTSVRDKDAVSSAAMTAEMALYYRTKGMTLFDRLNQIYDEYGDFEEILISKYFTGEKGAKITLSIMDELRNNSLAQFAGQEVVVIKDYLDGTTLDKRKNVKEKDINLPSSNVLQYFLSDKTIVSVRPSGTEPKIKFYASCRSEPKMELSQAKEVVHGKITAVETEIDNLIDRLSHA; encoded by the coding sequence ATGGAACAATCGGAAATAATTAAAAAAGCGAAGGAATATTGTGCGGTCGAAAAGGACCCGCAGTTCAGACAGGAAGTCGAGGACCTTCTGGGTAAGGAGGATTTTGAAGCGCTTGGAGACCGGTTTTATACCGAATTGAATTTCGGCACCGGCGGATTACGGGGTATTATCGGCGGGGGCTTTAACCGGATGAATCCCTATATTGTCCAGCGGGCCACTCAGGGGCTGGCTAATTATATTGTCAAAGAAAAAGACCCGGCCCGGGCATCGGTTGTCATTGCCTATGATTCCCGCCGCTTTTCCGACCGCTTTGCTCTTCAGGCAGCCTGTGTATGCGCAGGAAACGGTATCAAAGCTTATTTGTTTACCGGACTTCGCCCGACCCCTGAGCTTTCCTTTGCTGTTCGTCACCTGAAAGCAACAGCCGGGATCGTGCTGACCGCCAGTCATAATCCTGCCCAATACAATGGATATAAGGTTTACTGGGAAGATGGTGCGCAGATTGTTCCCCCTCAGGATAAGGCAATCGTTAATGAAGTATACGATGTAACCGATATTACCGGTATGTCGGAAAAAGATGCCGTGAAACAGGGCCTCCTTGTGCATATTGACCACGAAATTGATGATGCGTATATCGAGACGATTCGTCGTCAGGCCTTGCGTCCCGATCTGATTAGAGGACGGGGAAGCGAGCTTTCGGCGGTCTATACTCCCCTTCACGGGGCAGGGCGAATGCCGCTGCAGACGGCACTCGAAAAGATGGGGATTACCGTTACCCCGGTGGAAGAACAGAAAGAGCCCGACGGCAATTTCCCGACCGTTACCTATCCCAACCCGGAAGAACCATCGGCGATGAAAATGGCCCTTGAGCTTGCCGAACAAACAGAGGCCGATCTGGTTCTGGGCACCGATCCCGATGCCGATCGGCTGGGTGTGGGCGTGCCGGTGGACGGCTCCTGGGTTCTGCTCACCGGGAACCAGTTGGGGACCCTTCTGCTCGATTATATCGTGACAACCCGAAAAGAGCAGGGAACGCTGCCTTCCAATGGTGCGTTTGTGAAAACGATCGTCACCACCGAACTCCAGCGGCTGGTGGCCGAAAATGCCGGGCTTGCCTGCTATGATACCCTTACCGGGTTTAAATATATCGGCAAACTGATCCGCGATTTCGAAAACATGGAAAAGGGGCCGGAATATGTATTCGGCGGTGAAGAAAGCTATGGTTATCTCGTGGGGACCAGTGTCCGGGATAAAGATGCGGTCTCTTCCGCGGCCATGACCGCCGAAATGGCGCTCTACTATCGAACGAAAGGCATGACCCTGTTCGACCGGCTCAATCAGATCTATGATGAATACGGGGATTTTGAAGAAATCCTTATCTCGAAGTATTTTACTGGAGAGAAAGGGGCGAAGATTACCTTATCGATTATGGATGAACTGCGCAACAATTCGCTGGCTCAGTTTGCCGGTCAGGAGGTCGTTGTGATCAAAGATTATCTTGACGGCACCACGCTGGATAAACGAAAAAATGTGAAAGAAAAAGATATAAACCTTCCTTCTTCCAATGTTTTGCAGTATTTTTTATCCGACAAGACTATTGTCAGTGTCCGTCCATCCGGTACAGAGCCAAAAATTAAATTCTATGCATCGTGCCGCAGTGAGCCGAAAATGGAATTATCACAGGCTAAAGAGGTGGTACACGGTAAGATAACCGCTGTAGAGACGGAAATCGATAACCTTATCGACCGATTGAGTCATGCCTGA